A window from Thermodesulfobacteriota bacterium encodes these proteins:
- a CDS encoding helix-turn-helix transcriptional regulator, which yields MMRFGDYLKSKRKQRNITQEDLARSLSVSSVFIHQLETGKVDAPSIERCQQIAAILDVNIEELWTVAKKERLKRFMEKEEITEDSFEVLTDAEKALINLYRSLDSDMRRDFGGMIFMLLRHSQDEGVQEILEEFIKCA from the coding sequence ATGATGAGATTTGGCGATTACTTGAAGAGCAAAAGGAAGCAAAGAAATATTACCCAGGAGGACCTGGCCCGCTCGCTCAGCGTATCGAGCGTTTTCATCCACCAGCTCGAGACCGGCAAGGTGGACGCCCCTTCAATCGAGCGCTGTCAGCAGATAGCGGCCATCCTGGATGTAAATATTGAAGAATTATGGACTGTTGCGAAGAAAGAGCGCCTCAAGAGATTTATGGAAAAGGAAGAAATAACCGAAGACAGCTTTGAAGTCCTGACGGATGCCGAGAAAGCCCTCATTAACCTCTACAGAAGCCTGGATTCGGATATGAGGAGGGACTTCGGCGGCATGATATTCATGCTTCTGAGGCATTCGCAGGACGAAGGCGTGCAGGAGATACTCGAAGAATTTATCAAGTGCGCATGA
- a CDS encoding helix-turn-helix transcriptional regulator, which yields MTGKIKCHLSRILGEQRISQLELARISGLSTYTIHKYYHENWKGIDEATMVKLCSALKVQVGDLFEYVDNHDDSQDKKFKS from the coding sequence ATGACGGGTAAGATAAAGTGTCATTTATCAAGAATCCTCGGAGAGCAGCGCATCTCTCAACTTGAGCTTGCCAGAATAAGCGGGCTTTCTACTTACACGATACACAAGTACTACCATGAGAATTGGAAAGGAATTGATGAAGCAACCATGGTGAAGTTGTGTAGCGCTCTGAAAGTGCAAGTGGGAGATTTATTCGAGTACGTAGATAATCACGATGATTCTCAGGACAAAAAGTTCAAATCCTAG
- a CDS encoding IS3 family transposase (programmed frameshift), with the protein MKKSRFSESQIVGILKEVDAGVKVQDIWRKYNISSATYYKWKSRYGGMEVSDVKKLKELEGENRRLKQMYADVSLENRALKYLIEKKPLRPPEKREAVEFLVAEHRLTVKRAFSSMFLSRAAYYRQGVDWSERDGPLIVALNAVIGQHGRWGFWKCYGRIKLDGHFWNHKRVYRVYCAMGLNLKRRTRKRVPIRERQSMEVTNMPNLVWSLDFMSDTLYSGRRFRVLNVLDEGVREALSIVIDPSLPAGRLVRVMEELREWRGLPGAIRCDNGPELTSQSFVDWCREHGIDILYIQPGKPVQNAYIERLNRTFREEVLDTYLFEDLEQAQDMADDWLRGYNEQRPHESLGGLPPSVFREIVTTKSSTLKLST; encoded by the exons ATGAAGAAGTCGAGATTCAGCGAATCGCAGATAGTTGGGATTCTGAAGGAAGTCGATGCCGGGGTTAAGGTTCAGGACATCTGGCGTAAGTACAACATAAGCTCTGCGACGTATTACAAGTGGAAGTCCAGGTACGGCGGCATGGAAGTCTCCGACGTGAAGAAGCTCAAGGAGCTTGAGGGGGAGAACCGGAGGCTAAAGCAGATGTATGCCGATGTGAGCCTGGAGAACCGGGCGCTTAAGTACCTGATTGAAAAAAAGC CTTTAAGGCCACCTGAGAAGAGGGAAGCGGTAGAGTTTCTGGTGGCAGAGCACAGGCTTACGGTGAAGAGGGCATTCAGTTCCATGTTTTTATCGAGGGCGGCTTACTACAGGCAAGGAGTAGACTGGTCGGAAAGGGACGGGCCTTTAATAGTAGCGCTCAATGCGGTAATAGGGCAGCACGGCCGGTGGGGGTTTTGGAAGTGCTACGGGAGGATTAAGCTCGATGGTCACTTCTGGAATCATAAGCGTGTTTACAGGGTATATTGCGCCATGGGACTGAATTTGAAACGAAGGACGAGGAAGCGGGTTCCTATACGGGAGCGCCAGAGCATGGAAGTAACAAATATGCCGAACTTGGTCTGGTCACTTGATTTTATGAGTGATACGTTGTACTCGGGGCGTCGCTTCCGTGTACTCAACGTCTTGGACGAGGGTGTGAGGGAGGCGCTGAGTATAGTAATAGATCCTTCACTGCCTGCTGGAAGGCTGGTGCGGGTAATGGAGGAGCTCAGGGAGTGGAGAGGGCTTCCGGGGGCTATTCGCTGTGACAACGGCCCGGAGCTGACCTCCCAGAGCTTCGTTGACTGGTGCAGAGAGCACGGCATCGACATACTCTATATACAGCCGGGTAAGCCTGTGCAGAATGCGTATATAGAACGCTTAAACAGAACATTCCGTGAGGAAGTGTTAGATACTTACTTATTTGAAGACCTTGAGCAGGCACAGGATATGGCGGATGACTGGCTCAGGGGCTATAATGAACAGCGTCCCCATGAGTCGCTCGGAGGGCTGCCGCCAAGCGTGTTCAGGGAAATAGTAACAACCAAAAGTTCTACTTTAAAACTGTCTACATAA
- a CDS encoding MFS transporter, producing the protein MNGGTADSANARHGLFAWTRVITPDQWRAFLAAFLGWTLDAMDLLLFAFAVGSIGKVFNLSEAWVGALFSVTLFSSAFGGALFGIVSDYIGRVRALTYTIIVYSAFTGLSAFSPNIVFLLACRLILGLGMGGEWASGEVLVAEKWPKEHRGKVIGMVQSGWGIGYILAAILATLIIPFFKAGQTYTIPLLNISLDGLDLGWRVLFFVGVAPAFLVFYIRKHLDEPEVWKKTSELRKEGKLSEKGHGFTLGQIFGADLIRYTITASLLTSLCMIAYWGLYFWLPQFLASDKGVGLNTKGFIWIIPINIGAFIGCNTFGFISDKFGRRPVFVGYLLVMAVLVWFFGHATTLREVLILGPFIGFFGTGFYSGFGAIFSEIFPTRARGTAQGFCYNVGRGVSAVAPPLIGFLVDKYGFAVGLTTVSVFAVAAAVVVLTLPETKGKALDIE; encoded by the coding sequence ATGAACGGCGGCACTGCTGACAGCGCTAACGCACGGCACGGGCTCTTCGCCTGGACGAGGGTGATAACCCCCGATCAGTGGAGGGCGTTTCTCGCGGCATTCCTGGGATGGACCTTAGACGCGATGGATTTGCTTCTCTTCGCATTCGCCGTGGGGTCTATAGGAAAGGTGTTTAACCTGTCCGAAGCCTGGGTCGGCGCGCTGTTCTCGGTCACACTGTTTTCATCCGCGTTCGGCGGTGCTCTCTTCGGCATAGTGTCCGATTACATCGGGCGGGTGAGAGCCCTTACCTATACGATAATAGTGTATTCCGCGTTCACCGGCCTGAGCGCCTTTTCACCCAACATCGTGTTCCTCCTCGCCTGCCGTCTCATCCTCGGGCTCGGAATGGGCGGTGAGTGGGCATCGGGCGAGGTGCTTGTCGCTGAGAAATGGCCGAAAGAGCACAGGGGAAAGGTCATCGGCATGGTCCAGAGCGGCTGGGGGATAGGCTACATACTCGCGGCGATACTGGCCACGCTCATCATCCCGTTTTTTAAAGCCGGTCAGACATATACAATACCTCTCCTTAATATTAGTCTCGACGGGCTCGACCTTGGATGGAGGGTGCTGTTCTTCGTGGGTGTAGCGCCCGCCTTTCTGGTTTTCTATATCAGGAAACACCTCGATGAGCCTGAGGTCTGGAAGAAAACGAGCGAGCTCAGAAAGGAAGGCAAGCTGAGTGAAAAGGGTCATGGCTTCACCCTCGGACAGATATTCGGGGCAGATCTAATAAGATATACGATCACCGCCTCCCTGCTTACGAGCCTGTGCATGATAGCCTACTGGGGGTTATATTTCTGGCTTCCCCAGTTTCTCGCGAGCGACAAGGGCGTGGGTTTGAATACGAAGGGCTTTATCTGGATCATACCAATTAATATAGGGGCGTTCATCGGGTGTAATACATTCGGCTTTATAAGCGACAAGTTCGGGCGCAGACCCGTTTTCGTAGGGTATCTCCTAGTTATGGCCGTTTTGGTATGGTTTTTCGGTCACGCAACCACTTTGAGGGAGGTCCTCATATTGGGGCCCTTTATCGGGTTTTTCGGCACGGGTTTTTATTCCGGCTTCGGAGCTATTTTCTCCGAGATTTTCCCGACAAGGGCTAGAGGTACGGCCCAGGGGTTTTGCTATAACGTCGGAAGGGGTGTGTCTGCCGTCGCCCCTCCTCTTATTGGATTCCTCGTGGACAAGTACGGATTTGCCGTCGGGCTTACGACGGTTTCGGTTTTTGCGGTTGCGGCCGCTGTGGTGGTTCTGACTCTCCCCGAAACGAAGGGCAAGGCGCTGGATATAGAATAA
- a CDS encoding glycosidase, giving the protein MNNQYSQIFHRHKQNPILTAADWPYPAHSVFNPGATLLPDGTTLLLCRVEDRRGHSHFCVARSANGVDNWQIDPQPTLLADPKHFPEELWGIEDPRITYVPEMSKYAIVYTAYTRDGPGVALAFTEDFSHFERYGFIMSPEDKDAALLPHRINGLWALIHRPVSAPRAHMWISYSPDLRHWGDHKLMLVARRGAWWDANKIGLSPPPIQTPEGWLVIYHGVRQTASGSIYRLGLALFDLDTPERCLKRSNEWFFAPQELYERAGDVGNVVFPCGYTMEPGGDIIHMYYGAADTSIALATGSVSKMLEWLEQHCE; this is encoded by the coding sequence ATGAATAATCAATACTCTCAAATATTTCACCGTCACAAACAAAATCCGATCCTGACCGCTGCTGATTGGCCTTATCCAGCCCATAGTGTGTTTAACCCCGGTGCGACATTGCTACCGGATGGAACCACACTGCTCTTGTGCCGTGTGGAGGATAGGCGGGGGCATTCCCACTTTTGTGTGGCTCGTTCCGCGAACGGCGTCGATAACTGGCAGATTGATCCCCAGCCTACATTATTGGCCGATCCCAAGCACTTTCCCGAAGAGCTTTGGGGAATTGAGGATCCGCGTATTACATACGTTCCCGAAATGAGTAAGTATGCAATTGTTTATACTGCCTACACACGCGACGGCCCGGGCGTCGCCCTTGCGTTCACAGAAGATTTCTCCCACTTCGAGCGCTACGGTTTTATCATGTCGCCGGAAGATAAGGATGCAGCCCTGCTGCCTCATCGTATCAACGGCCTTTGGGCTTTGATCCACCGTCCTGTCAGCGCTCCACGCGCACACATGTGGATATCCTACTCACCGGACCTGCGGCACTGGGGTGACCACAAGCTGATGCTCGTAGCCCGCCGCGGCGCGTGGTGGGATGCGAATAAAATCGGCCTCTCTCCCCCGCCGATACAAACCCCAGAGGGTTGGCTGGTGATTTATCACGGCGTGCGTCAGACAGCAAGCGGCAGCATTTACCGGCTTGGGCTGGCGCTGTTTGATTTGGATACACCGGAGCGATGTCTAAAACGCAGCAACGAATGGTTCTTTGCCCCGCAAGAACTGTACGAACGGGCTGGCGATGTAGGCAACGTAGTCTTTCCCTGCGGTTATACCATGGAACCCGGCGGTGATATCATCCACATGTATTACGGCGCAGCGGATACGAGCATTGCCCTGGCCACCGGAAGCGTGAGCAAAATGCTGGAGTGGCTGGAACAACATTGTGAATGA
- a CDS encoding outer membrane beta-barrel protein: MKKLTLMILMLTLLLPVGSLPSFAQSTEQEIQELKQMIEQNSKQNEELMRRIEQLESEKASTQMKMDKFISEQEDKDLKYDGLLTFFDAIDLGFYVDTTYQYVFNRGLTDSLQLRALYPDNQQFALNAATLTLSKTPSMEGGLMNLLGFRADILFGEQATELGGEGFDSDVVDPYQAYLQVLAPVGNGINIFAGRFVTLAGYEVIEAWKDPNITRSILFGFAIPFTHTGIRTNYTAGPITLTAGLNNGWDQVEELNDSPTIESQIAYSYAGTTISSAWLGVTGYFGEEPSGLGFGGQGWRELITAVGTITFVEKLTFIVDADFGWQQDVVFDELGSEENVSWWGIAGYIVVDPHPAVRLALRGEYFDDPEGYRTGLNQKLFEFTPTLILKPFKGLIAGNKFLDNFEARAEFRWDHSDENFFITKDDGFKKDQYGVMGQLLYWIQL, from the coding sequence ATGAAAAAGTTAACTCTCATGATTCTGATGTTAACTCTTTTGTTGCCGGTCGGTTCGCTTCCTTCATTCGCCCAGAGCACGGAGCAGGAGATCCAGGAGCTCAAGCAGATGATTGAGCAGAACAGCAAGCAGAACGAAGAGCTGATGAGGAGGATAGAGCAGCTCGAATCCGAGAAGGCCTCTACTCAGATGAAGATGGACAAGTTCATATCGGAGCAGGAAGACAAGGACCTGAAATACGACGGCCTCTTGACTTTCTTCGACGCCATCGACCTCGGGTTCTATGTCGACACGACTTATCAGTACGTATTTAACCGCGGTCTCACGGACAGCCTGCAGCTGAGGGCGCTGTATCCCGACAACCAGCAGTTCGCGCTGAACGCAGCCACGCTCACTCTCTCCAAGACGCCGTCGATGGAGGGCGGGTTGATGAACCTGCTAGGTTTCAGGGCGGACATACTCTTCGGTGAGCAGGCCACGGAGCTGGGCGGGGAAGGTTTCGACAGCGACGTCGTAGACCCTTACCAGGCGTACCTCCAGGTATTGGCCCCTGTAGGGAACGGCATCAATATATTCGCGGGCCGCTTTGTGACTCTCGCAGGATACGAAGTAATCGAGGCCTGGAAAGACCCGAACATCACCCGATCGATTTTGTTCGGGTTCGCGATTCCGTTCACCCATACCGGTATAAGGACGAATTACACGGCAGGGCCGATAACGCTCACGGCAGGTCTTAACAACGGTTGGGACCAGGTCGAGGAGCTGAACGATTCCCCGACGATAGAGAGCCAGATAGCATACAGCTACGCGGGGACTACGATATCGAGCGCCTGGCTTGGCGTGACCGGTTACTTCGGCGAAGAGCCGAGCGGACTCGGGTTCGGTGGACAGGGGTGGCGCGAGCTTATAACCGCGGTCGGCACGATAACGTTCGTGGAGAAGCTTACGTTCATAGTGGATGCCGACTTCGGCTGGCAGCAGGACGTAGTGTTCGACGAGCTAGGCAGCGAAGAGAACGTATCCTGGTGGGGTATAGCGGGATACATCGTTGTCGATCCGCATCCGGCGGTCAGACTCGCGCTCAGGGGCGAATACTTCGACGACCCCGAGGGATACAGGACCGGTCTTAACCAGAAGCTCTTCGAGTTTACGCCGACTCTGATATTAAAGCCTTTCAAGGGTCTAATTGCGGGTAACAAATTCCTCGATAACTTCGAGGCCCGTGCCGAGTTCAGATGGGACCATTCGGACGAGAATTTCTTCATCACCAAAGACGACGGTTTCAAGAAGGACCAGTACGGTGTGATGGGACAGCTGCTTTACTGGATACAGTTGTAA
- a CDS encoding glycosyltransferase family 4 protein: MEQLSTNSTINRIAFIGNYLPRQCGIATFTTDLCDAIAAEYTGTTCIALPVNDIEKGYPYPPRVRFELTEKNIDSYRRAADFLNINNVDMVCLQFEYGIFGGKAGSYILALLAELRMPIVTTLHTILQDPSPDQRRVLKEIAALSDRLVVMSERGSEFLREIYGVPPDKIELIPHGIPDLPFVDPSYHKDLFGVEGKLVLLSFGLLSPNKGIENVIAALPEIVERYPNVVYMILGATHPHVIQHEGETYRLSLQRRAREIGVEDHVVFYNRFVSLEELIEFISAADIYITPYLNEAQIVSGTLAYTLGAGKAVVSTPYWYAEEMLAEGRGSLVPFNDPAALAREVICLLDNESERHAMRKRAYLFGRAMIWPQVAKLYMESFERARAERRHFVSPGFRAKPQEAELPPLKLDHLERMTDETGMLQHALVTVPNYSEGYTTDDNARALIIATLLDELGSSDALEMASRYLAFILYAFSSETGRFRNFLDYQRHWLEEVGSEDSQGRALLALTAVLGRSSTAALRSIAGLVFEQALPAILETTSPRAWAFTLIGIHEYLRRYSGDSRAGHVRDELAGRLLALYQHNRSDEWRWYEDELSYCNAALPQAMILCGQWIPNNTMTEVGLESLSWLADMQRAAAPGGHFVPIGSNGFYKRGSERARFDQQPVEAQTMVSACLEAYRSTGDKRWRDEARRAFEWFLGRNDLNLSVYDPTTGGCRDGLHPDRPNENQGAESTLAFLQALLELRLAESTILTVEA, translated from the coding sequence ATGGAACAACTCTCTACCAATTCTACTATTAACCGTATTGCCTTCATCGGCAATTATCTGCCGCGTCAGTGCGGCATAGCTACGTTTACGACCGACTTGTGTGATGCTATCGCCGCCGAATACACCGGAACAACATGCATTGCTTTACCGGTCAACGACATCGAAAAGGGATACCCGTACCCGCCCCGCGTACGGTTCGAACTTACGGAAAAGAACATTGACTCTTACCGCCGCGCCGCCGACTTCCTGAATATCAATAATGTCGACATGGTGTGCCTGCAATTCGAATATGGCATCTTCGGCGGGAAGGCAGGCAGTTATATCCTGGCCCTCCTTGCTGAATTACGCATGCCCATCGTCACGACTCTGCATACCATTTTGCAAGACCCCAGTCCCGATCAGCGCCGTGTGCTGAAAGAAATTGCCGCCCTGTCCGACCGGCTGGTCGTCATGAGCGAACGCGGCTCAGAATTTCTCAGGGAGATCTACGGTGTGCCGCCGGATAAAATCGAACTGATCCCTCACGGAATTCCCGATTTGCCGTTTGTTGACCCGAGTTACCACAAAGACCTTTTTGGCGTGGAAGGCAAGCTCGTTTTGCTCAGTTTCGGCTTGCTCTCGCCGAACAAAGGAATAGAAAACGTTATCGCAGCACTGCCTGAAATCGTGGAACGCTATCCGAACGTGGTGTACATGATCCTTGGCGCAACACATCCCCATGTGATTCAGCATGAGGGCGAGACGTACAGGTTGTCCCTTCAAAGGCGAGCCCGTGAAATTGGAGTTGAGGATCACGTGGTTTTCTACAACCGTTTCGTCAGTCTGGAGGAGCTTATCGAGTTCATCAGCGCGGCGGACATTTACATCACACCCTATCTCAACGAAGCGCAGATCGTTTCCGGCACCCTGGCCTACACGCTGGGGGCTGGCAAGGCAGTGGTCTCAACACCCTATTGGTATGCGGAGGAGATGCTGGCCGAAGGCCGCGGCTCCCTGGTTCCGTTCAATGACCCGGCTGCTCTGGCCCGGGAGGTGATCTGTCTCCTCGACAACGAATCCGAGCGCCACGCCATGCGGAAGCGGGCCTATCTGTTTGGCAGAGCGATGATATGGCCGCAGGTAGCAAAGCTGTACATGGAGAGCTTTGAACGAGCCCGAGCCGAGCGCCGGCATTTCGTCTCTCCCGGATTTAGAGCAAAACCCCAAGAAGCTGAATTACCCCCTCTCAAACTCGACCACTTGGAACGCATGACGGACGAGACGGGGATGCTGCAACATGCCCTTGTCACCGTACCCAATTACAGCGAAGGCTACACAACCGACGACAACGCCCGCGCTCTCATAATTGCAACCCTCTTGGATGAGCTGGGCAGCAGTGATGCCTTGGAAATGGCTTCCCGCTATCTTGCTTTTATCTTATATGCATTCAGTTCCGAGACCGGCCGATTTCGCAACTTCCTGGATTACCAGCGCCATTGGCTGGAAGAGGTCGGTTCAGAAGACAGTCAAGGACGTGCTTTATTAGCGTTGACCGCTGTATTGGGCAGGTCCAGCACGGCGGCCCTACGGAGCATCGCAGGACTGGTGTTTGAGCAGGCATTGCCCGCCATTCTCGAGACGACTAGCCCAAGAGCATGGGCTTTCACGCTCATTGGCATACACGAGTATCTGCGTCGATATTCCGGTGACAGCAGGGCAGGACACGTCCGTGATGAATTGGCAGGGCGATTGCTGGCTTTATATCAACATAACCGCTCTGATGAATGGCGCTGGTATGAAGATGAGCTATCATACTGCAACGCCGCTCTACCGCAAGCCATGATCTTGTGCGGTCAATGGATTCCGAATAACACCATGACAGAGGTAGGGTTAGAGTCGCTCAGCTGGCTGGCCGACATGCAGCGCGCCGCCGCGCCCGGAGGTCATTTTGTCCCTATTGGATCCAACGGCTTTTATAAGCGGGGCTCCGAGCGCGCCCGCTTCGATCAACAGCCGGTGGAGGCGCAGACCATGGTCTCAGCCTGCCTCGAAGCATACCGGAGCACAGGAGACAAGCGCTGGCGTGATGAAGCCCGGCGTGCTTTCGAGTGGTTCCTGGGGCGAAACGACTTAAACCTCTCGGTTTATGACCCGACCACGGGAGGTTGCCGGGACGGTTTGCATCCTGACCGTCCGAACGAGAATCAGGGCGCCGAGTCCACACTGGCCTTTCTTCAGGCGCTGCTGGAGCTGCGCCTGGCCGAGAGCACTATTCTAACTGTGGAGGCATGA
- a CDS encoding ammonium transporter has product MFTVNNIWMLIAAFLVFIMHLGFATVESGLTRAKNTTNILFKNTAVPAIGLLTYAIVGFNLMYPGTFSMGEYFGFSGFGLTMPEGAAGLIGYADGHYTYWTDFIFQAMFAATCATIVSGAVAERIKLASFLVFTVFFVSFVYTIAGSWKWGGGWLNTMGFYDFAGSTLVHSVGGWGALIGAIILGPRIGKYTKEGVKPIPGHSMPLATIGVFMLWLGWFGFNGGSVLSADAGPVSLVFVTTSLAAAAGIIGAMIVSWIVFKKPDLSMMLNGCLAGLVGITAGADVTTPLTSVIIGAVAGCIVVMSVIIIDKVIKVDDPVGAVSVHLVCGIWGTLAVGIFSTNPEHSFITQLIGVAAYGIFTVVCSLILFLVIKVTMGLRVSAEEEMAGLDIGEHGMTAYPDFQQVAEAGGSTMYMSTAEPSEKGGSKVFKESEQKS; this is encoded by the coding sequence ATGTTTACCGTCAACAACATATGGATGCTTATCGCTGCGTTCCTCGTATTTATCATGCATCTGGGTTTTGCAACGGTTGAATCCGGACTTACCCGGGCGAAAAACACAACGAATATTTTATTCAAGAATACTGCGGTTCCGGCGATAGGTCTGCTCACGTATGCGATCGTGGGCTTCAACCTGATGTACCCGGGAACTTTTTCGATGGGGGAATATTTCGGATTTTCGGGTTTTGGTTTAACAATGCCCGAAGGGGCCGCGGGGTTAATCGGATATGCAGATGGTCACTATACCTATTGGACCGACTTCATCTTCCAGGCGATGTTCGCCGCGACTTGCGCGACGATCGTATCCGGAGCTGTCGCGGAGAGGATAAAGCTCGCGAGCTTCCTCGTATTCACGGTATTCTTCGTTTCGTTTGTATATACGATAGCGGGCTCATGGAAGTGGGGCGGCGGCTGGCTCAACACCATGGGTTTTTACGACTTTGCAGGTTCGACGCTCGTGCACAGCGTAGGCGGGTGGGGGGCTTTGATCGGCGCTATAATTCTCGGCCCGCGAATCGGAAAATATACCAAGGAAGGAGTGAAGCCGATCCCCGGTCACAGTATGCCGCTTGCTACGATCGGCGTGTTCATGCTGTGGCTCGGCTGGTTCGGGTTTAACGGCGGGTCCGTGCTTTCTGCGGATGCCGGTCCGGTCTCCCTTGTATTCGTAACGACCTCGCTTGCAGCCGCTGCAGGTATTATCGGAGCCATGATCGTTTCGTGGATAGTATTCAAGAAGCCCGACCTTTCGATGATGCTGAACGGGTGTCTTGCCGGCCTTGTAGGCATAACTGCCGGAGCAGACGTCACTACACCCTTGACTTCCGTCATCATAGGTGCGGTGGCGGGGTGCATAGTTGTCATGTCCGTAATAATCATTGACAAGGTAATCAAGGTGGACGATCCGGTGGGAGCCGTCTCCGTACACCTCGTATGCGGTATCTGGGGAACGTTGGCAGTCGGTATATTCAGCACTAATCCGGAGCACAGCTTCATTACGCAGCTCATCGGAGTCGCCGCTTACGGGATATTCACCGTCGTTTGTTCGCTCATTCTCTTCTTGGTCATAAAGGTCACGATGGGGCTCCGTGTATCCGCGGAAGAGGAAATGGCCGGACTTGACATAGGCGAGCACGGAATGACCGCATACCCCGATTTTCAGCAGGTGGCTGAGGCCGGAGGCTCCACGATGTATATGTCGACAGCCGAGCCCTCGGAAAAAGGCGGGTCTAAAGTGTTTAAGGAAAGCGAGCAGAAGTCTTGA
- a CDS encoding GlsB/YeaQ/YmgE family stress response membrane protein, whose protein sequence is MSIIAWIILGLAAGFIASKIVNRTGEGFIPDIPLVIIGTVTGGWLFGLFGMHGVKGLNTYSLIVAISGAVVFLALNHTVRRRVYLIVESKKS, encoded by the coding sequence ATGTCGATTATAGCTTGGATAATATTGGGTTTGGCCGCAGGGTTCATTGCCAGCAAGATAGTCAACAGAACAGGAGAAGGGTTTATTCCGGATATACCGCTTGTGATTATAGGTACAGTGACCGGCGGCTGGCTATTTGGACTATTCGGCATGCATGGTGTAAAGGGCTTGAATACATATAGCTTAATCGTGGCTATAAGCGGTGCAGTGGTTTTTTTGGCGCTAAATCATACAGTCCGCCGCAGGGTATACCTGATTGTTGAAAGCAAGAAGAGTTAG